A region from the Streptomyces sp. 3214.6 genome encodes:
- a CDS encoding aldehyde dehydrogenase family protein, whose translation MGGVWVEPDGGHYEVVDPATEGTVGLAPEASRDQVRAACAAAREAFGPWSRTRPEERAAVLGRAADIIRARLLPYAELAQAETGATTGTARAMQVGVGAGRFKRYARVEPAEWPIPPQINEAGPMGKAGVMGAVAVRQPVGVVTCITSYNNPWANPAGKIAPALAMGNTVVVKPAPQDPLSVYRMAEALEEAGVPRGVVNVVSGRAVEIGETAVSSPDVDMVSFTGSTAVGRRIAEVCGRDMRRQLLELGGKGAAVVLDDADVASAVAGIGTTFSFYSGQICTAPTRVLAHRRVYDQLVEQLAAYARRLKVGDPREPDTVVGPVISAAHRDRVESYVELGRKEGAVVVVGGERPPLERGFYVAPTLLADCTNDMRVVREEIFGPVVTVVPFDEEDEGVALANDSDYGLIDYVWSSDVARAFRVARRLRAGGVGVNTAGRNMEAPFGGFKKSGVGRDVGSYALHAYSEVQSIVWPG comes from the coding sequence GTGGGCGGGGTCTGGGTCGAACCGGACGGCGGCCACTACGAGGTCGTCGACCCGGCGACCGAGGGGACCGTCGGGTTGGCCCCGGAGGCCTCGCGGGATCAGGTGCGCGCGGCCTGCGCCGCGGCCCGCGAGGCCTTCGGCCCGTGGTCGCGCACCCGGCCGGAGGAACGCGCGGCCGTGCTGGGCCGGGCCGCCGACATCATCCGCGCCCGGCTCCTCCCGTACGCGGAGCTGGCCCAGGCCGAGACCGGCGCCACGACCGGCACCGCGCGCGCCATGCAGGTCGGGGTCGGCGCGGGCCGCTTCAAGCGCTACGCGCGCGTGGAGCCCGCCGAGTGGCCGATCCCGCCGCAGATCAACGAGGCCGGCCCGATGGGCAAGGCGGGCGTGATGGGCGCGGTGGCCGTCCGGCAGCCCGTCGGCGTCGTCACGTGCATCACCTCCTACAACAACCCGTGGGCGAACCCGGCCGGGAAGATCGCCCCCGCCCTCGCCATGGGCAACACGGTGGTCGTGAAACCCGCCCCGCAGGACCCCCTGTCCGTCTACCGGATGGCGGAGGCGCTGGAGGAGGCGGGAGTGCCGCGCGGGGTCGTCAACGTCGTCTCCGGGCGCGCCGTCGAGATCGGTGAGACGGCGGTGTCGTCGCCGGACGTCGACATGGTGAGCTTCACCGGCTCCACGGCGGTGGGCCGGCGCATCGCCGAGGTGTGCGGCCGGGACATGCGGCGCCAGCTGTTGGAGCTGGGCGGGAAGGGAGCGGCGGTCGTCCTCGACGACGCGGACGTCGCCTCGGCGGTCGCGGGCATCGGGACGACCTTCTCCTTCTACAGCGGCCAGATCTGCACGGCCCCGACCCGGGTGCTGGCACACCGCAGGGTGTACGACCAGCTCGTCGAGCAACTCGCCGCCTACGCGAGGCGGTTGAAGGTGGGCGATCCGCGGGAACCCGACACCGTGGTCGGCCCGGTGATCTCGGCCGCGCACCGGGACCGGGTGGAGTCGTACGTGGAACTGGGCCGGAAGGAGGGCGCGGTGGTCGTCGTGGGCGGTGAACGCCCGCCGCTGGAACGGGGCTTCTACGTCGCCCCGACCCTCCTCGCCGACTGCACGAACGACATGCGGGTGGTCCGGGAGGAGATCTTCGGGCCGGTGGTGACGGTCGTCCCCTTCGACGAGGAGGACGAGGGTGTCGCCCTCGCGAACGACTCCGACTACGGCCTCATCGACTACGTCTGGTCCTCGGACGTGGCCCGGGCGTTCCGGGTGGCGCGCCGGCTGCGCGCGGGCGGCGTCGGCGTGAACACGGCCGGCCGGAACATGGAGGCGCCGTTCGGCGGATTCAAGAAGAGCGGGGTGGGGCGGGACGTGGGCTCGTATGCGCTGCACGCCTACAGCGAGGTGCAGTCGATCGTCTGGCCGGGATGA
- a CDS encoding DUF3455 domain-containing protein, which translates to MKLAKRLALTTTALAVATAGTLLSTTIGHAAPAQSATAHVDAPAALKVPAALKVPDGNRLTGVFAAKGVQTYTCTDGAWKLLEPAATLSYKRDRAHRPVALHSRGPVWASTVDGSAVNAAALVTSPKAGTIPELLLKATATRGAGVFADVTYIQRLDTAGGVAPATACTGADQVSVPYSATYAFYKPAK; encoded by the coding sequence ATGAAGCTCGCCAAACGTCTCGCCCTCACCACCACGGCCCTCGCCGTCGCGACCGCCGGCACCCTGCTGAGCACGACGATCGGCCACGCCGCGCCCGCGCAGTCCGCGACCGCCCACGTCGACGCGCCCGCCGCGCTCAAGGTGCCCGCCGCGCTCAAGGTGCCCGACGGCAACCGGCTGACGGGCGTCTTCGCCGCGAAGGGCGTCCAGACGTACACCTGCACCGACGGCGCCTGGAAGCTCCTGGAGCCCGCCGCCACCCTGTCCTACAAGAGAGACCGCGCCCACCGTCCCGTCGCCCTGCACTCCCGCGGCCCGGTCTGGGCGTCCACGGTGGACGGCAGCGCCGTCAACGCCGCCGCCCTCGTCACTTCCCCCAAGGCGGGCACCATCCCCGAGCTGCTGCTGAAGGCCACGGCCACGCGCGGCGCCGGGGTCTTCGCCGACGTCACCTACATCCAGCGCCTCGACACGGCCGGCGGCGTCGCCCCGGCCACCGCCTGCACCGGCGCCGACCAGGTCAGCGTCCCGTACTCGGCGACGTACGCCTTCTACAAGCCCGCCAAGTGA